Proteins encoded together in one Schumannella luteola window:
- a CDS encoding FxLYD domain-containing protein, producing the protein MKSTALRTLTALAGVAFVAGALAGCTGGDDSTAKKSASPKPSTAPSQVTEVSDAPGTGEGFEGARNDVEVKKCEPADGGWAISGTVTNSSEATANYRIYVSLLDKDSATLGLKQVNSDGVEAGKSADWNADIAVDGKNLQCVLRVERYPAS; encoded by the coding sequence ATGAAGTCCACCGCCCTTCGCACTCTGACCGCACTCGCCGGCGTCGCCTTCGTCGCCGGAGCGCTGGCCGGATGCACGGGAGGTGACGACTCCACCGCGAAGAAGTCGGCATCGCCGAAGCCGTCGACGGCGCCGTCGCAGGTGACCGAGGTCAGCGACGCGCCGGGCACGGGCGAGGGCTTCGAGGGAGCGCGCAACGACGTCGAGGTGAAGAAGTGCGAGCCGGCCGACGGCGGCTGGGCGATCTCGGGCACCGTGACCAACTCGAGCGAGGCGACCGCGAACTACCGCATCTACGTCTCGCTGCTCGACAAGGACAGCGCGACCCTCGGCCTCAAGCAGGTCAACTCGGATGGCGTCGAGGCCGGCAAGAGCGCCGACTGGAACGCCGACATCGCCGTCGACGGCAAGAACCTGCAGTGCGTGCTGCGGGTGGAGCGCTACCCCGCCTCCTGA
- a CDS encoding Glu/Leu/Phe/Val family dehydrogenase, which yields MSLTVEPSLATGTSASTPTVAAAAAPAHPSPLVDARAQLAAAIELLGYDEGTHAMLATSRREMTVSIPLRHDDGRIEVLTGHRVQHNISRGPAKGGLRYAPNVDLDEVRALAMWMTWKCALLDVPYGGAKGGVAVDPRALSTPELERVTRRYTSEILPIIGPQQDIPAPDIGTDEQTMAWIMDTFSVARGHTVPGVVTGKPLSLGGSLGRPSATSRGVVHVADAALRSVGITPSGATAAVQGFGKVGRGAAQFLAEAGAKVVAVSDQYGAVYASTGLDIPALAEHVDRTGSVVGFGGSSSGADELDAAELLTLDVDLLVPAAVEGVLHGGNAADVRAKVIVEGANGPTTGEADRILNASGVLVVPDILANAGGVLVSYFEWVQANQAYRWGAQEVEDRLASRMSEAWMNVADHARRHDLTLRTAATALAVQRVAEAHKLRGLYP from the coding sequence ATGAGCCTCACCGTCGAGCCGTCCCTCGCCACCGGCACGTCAGCATCCACCCCGACCGTCGCCGCTGCCGCGGCACCCGCGCATCCCTCCCCGCTCGTCGACGCGCGCGCCCAGCTGGCCGCCGCCATCGAGCTGCTCGGCTACGACGAGGGCACCCACGCGATGCTCGCGACCTCGCGCCGCGAGATGACCGTGAGCATCCCGCTGCGGCACGACGACGGACGCATCGAGGTGCTCACCGGCCACCGCGTGCAGCACAACATCTCGCGCGGGCCCGCGAAGGGCGGACTGCGCTACGCCCCGAACGTCGACCTCGACGAGGTGCGGGCGCTGGCGATGTGGATGACGTGGAAGTGCGCCCTGCTCGACGTGCCCTACGGCGGCGCGAAGGGCGGCGTCGCCGTCGACCCGCGCGCGCTGAGCACCCCCGAGCTCGAGCGCGTCACCCGCCGCTACACGAGCGAGATCCTGCCGATCATCGGGCCGCAGCAGGACATCCCGGCCCCCGACATCGGCACTGACGAGCAGACCATGGCGTGGATCATGGACACCTTCTCGGTCGCCCGCGGTCATACCGTGCCCGGCGTCGTCACCGGCAAGCCGCTCAGCCTCGGCGGCTCGCTCGGCCGCCCGAGCGCGACCAGCCGCGGCGTCGTGCACGTGGCGGATGCGGCGCTGCGCTCGGTCGGCATCACCCCGTCGGGTGCGACGGCGGCCGTGCAGGGCTTCGGCAAGGTCGGGCGGGGTGCGGCGCAGTTCCTCGCCGAGGCGGGTGCGAAGGTCGTCGCGGTGAGCGACCAGTACGGCGCCGTGTACGCCTCGACCGGGCTCGACATCCCCGCGCTCGCCGAGCACGTCGACCGCACCGGCTCGGTCGTCGGCTTCGGCGGCAGCTCCTCCGGTGCCGACGAGCTCGACGCGGCCGAGCTGCTCACGCTCGACGTCGACCTGCTCGTGCCCGCCGCCGTCGAGGGCGTGCTGCACGGCGGCAACGCCGCCGACGTGCGCGCGAAGGTCATCGTCGAGGGCGCGAACGGCCCGACCACCGGCGAGGCCGACCGCATCCTCAACGCCTCGGGTGTGCTCGTCGTGCCCGACATCCTCGCCAACGCCGGCGGCGTGCTCGTGTCGTACTTCGAGTGGGTGCAGGCCAATCAGGCCTACCGCTGGGGCGCGCAGGAGGTCGAAGACCGGCTCGCGTCGCGCATGAGCGAGGCGTGGATGAACGTGGCCGACCACGCCCGCCGCCACGACCTGACCCTGCGCACCGCGGCCACCGCGCTCGCGGTGCAGCGCGTCGCCGAAGCCCACAAGCTGCGGGGCCTCTACCCCTGA
- a CDS encoding YhgE/Pip domain-containing protein, producing the protein MSTFFRTITTSVRAEFARLVSSRMAVLALVALMTIPVVYGGLYLWGNKDPYGSLDKVPAAIVVADEGAKVDGEQQNYGREAAKTLLDGKKFAWHEVSAVAASRGVKNGTYDFAVEFPADFSSRIASASGDAPAPARLGLITSDTNSYLSSTIATQATTTVRAAIVEKVGRAATLQLLDGVQSLRDGLSDAADGAQQLSDGAHTASDGATKLASGASEVDAGAGRLTAGAQTASDGASKLADGAASASSGAAKLADGAAATASGAQAVSTGIGTIADKLALVSTGLAELTAKTAELPTAAAALAQGTGFVAGQVTTLHGTATDAQTRLAAALASSTISDADKAELTRLVAALADDTATGSPLQTATAGAAAGAADLSAAAPALKKAVSDASAGAAALASGAQTAKSGSAQVADGASQVSTGASALKDGTAQLATGATALKSGTAQLASGASTLKTGTGQLASGASDLADGTTKLADGADTLHGKLVDGVAQTPSKTDAQRAAAAKAVADPVNVKRTSQTEAENYGAGLAPFFISLAAWIGIYALFLLVRPLSRRALTAVRRPVSTALAGWATPALLGVVQMVGLFLVLAGPLGLKMAHPVELLGFMALVTVTYAAIVMALNVWLGSVGQFLGLVLMVVQLVTAGGTFPWQTLPAPLAALHQALPMSHAVDGIRALLYGGGAAGLSSALLTLVIWLVVALALSIAGAAKQSRFRTLRELRPSPIGG; encoded by the coding sequence ATGTCCACCTTCTTCCGCACGATCACGACGAGCGTGCGCGCCGAGTTCGCGCGCCTCGTGTCGAGCCGCATGGCCGTGCTCGCCCTCGTGGCGCTCATGACCATCCCGGTCGTCTACGGCGGCCTGTACCTCTGGGGCAACAAGGACCCCTACGGCTCGCTCGACAAGGTGCCCGCCGCGATCGTGGTCGCCGACGAGGGCGCGAAGGTCGACGGCGAGCAGCAGAACTACGGCCGCGAGGCGGCGAAGACCCTGCTCGACGGCAAGAAGTTCGCCTGGCACGAGGTCAGCGCGGTCGCCGCGAGCCGCGGGGTGAAGAACGGCACCTACGATTTCGCGGTCGAGTTCCCGGCCGACTTCAGCTCGCGCATCGCCTCCGCGTCGGGGGATGCGCCGGCGCCGGCCCGCCTCGGACTCATCACGAGCGACACCAACAGCTACCTCTCGTCGACGATCGCGACGCAGGCGACGACGACCGTGCGCGCGGCGATCGTCGAGAAGGTCGGGCGCGCGGCGACGCTGCAGCTGCTCGATGGCGTGCAGTCGCTGCGCGACGGCCTCTCGGATGCCGCGGACGGCGCCCAGCAGCTCAGCGACGGAGCGCACACCGCATCCGACGGCGCGACGAAGCTCGCCTCCGGCGCGAGCGAGGTGGATGCGGGGGCCGGCAGGCTCACGGCGGGTGCGCAGACCGCATCCGACGGAGCATCGAAGCTGGCCGACGGGGCCGCGAGCGCGTCGTCCGGTGCGGCGAAGCTCGCCGACGGCGCGGCCGCGACCGCGTCCGGCGCGCAGGCGGTGTCGACCGGCATCGGCACGATCGCCGACAAGCTCGCCCTCGTGAGCACGGGGCTCGCCGAGCTGACCGCGAAGACCGCGGAGCTGCCGACCGCTGCGGCCGCCCTCGCCCAGGGCACCGGCTTCGTCGCCGGGCAGGTGACGACCCTGCACGGCACCGCGACCGATGCCCAGACGCGGCTGGCCGCGGCGCTCGCGAGCTCGACCATCAGCGACGCCGACAAGGCCGAGCTGACGCGCCTGGTCGCGGCGCTCGCAGACGACACGGCCACCGGTTCGCCGCTGCAGACCGCCACGGCGGGCGCCGCCGCCGGCGCCGCCGATCTCTCGGCCGCCGCCCCGGCGCTGAAGAAGGCCGTCTCCGACGCCTCGGCCGGCGCCGCGGCGCTCGCCTCCGGTGCGCAGACCGCGAAGTCCGGCTCGGCCCAGGTGGCCGACGGGGCTTCGCAGGTGTCGACCGGCGCATCCGCGCTGAAGGACGGCACGGCGCAGCTCGCGACCGGCGCGACCGCGCTGAAGTCGGGCACCGCCCAGCTCGCGAGCGGCGCGAGTACTCTGAAGACGGGCACGGGTCAGCTCGCGAGCGGAGCATCCGACCTCGCCGACGGCACGACCAAGCTCGCCGACGGCGCCGACACCCTGCACGGCAAGCTCGTCGACGGCGTCGCGCAGACCCCGTCGAAGACGGATGCCCAGCGCGCCGCCGCGGCGAAGGCCGTCGCCGATCCGGTGAACGTGAAGCGCACCTCGCAGACCGAGGCCGAGAACTACGGCGCCGGGCTCGCGCCGTTCTTCATCAGCCTAGCCGCGTGGATCGGCATCTACGCGCTCTTCCTGCTCGTGCGTCCGCTGTCGCGGCGCGCGCTGACGGCGGTGCGGCGTCCGGTCTCGACCGCGCTCGCAGGCTGGGCGACGCCCGCGCTGCTCGGCGTCGTGCAGATGGTCGGGCTGTTCCTGGTGCTCGCCGGCCCGCTGGGACTGAAGATGGCGCATCCGGTCGAGCTGCTCGGCTTCATGGCGCTCGTCACGGTCACCTACGCGGCGATCGTGATGGCGCTGAACGTGTGGCTCGGCAGCGTCGGGCAGTTCCTCGGACTCGTGCTCATGGTCGTGCAGCTCGTCACCGCCGGCGGCACCTTCCCCTGGCAGACGCTGCCCGCGCCGCTCGCCGCCCTGCACCAGGCGCTGCCGATGTCGCACGCCGTGGACGGCATCCGGGCACTGCTCTACGGCGGCGGTGCGGCCGGGCTCTCGAGCGCGCTGCTCACCCTGGTGATCTGGCTGGTCGTGGCGCTGGCGCTGTCGATCGCGGGCGCCGCGAAGCAGTCGCGCTTCCGCACGCTGCGCGAGCTGCGCCCCTCGCCGATCGGCGGCTGA
- a CDS encoding TetR family transcriptional regulator has translation MRENRAPRRDAAANREALLDAARVLLNREPNASLEAIAAEAGLTRRTIYGHFPNRDALLDALAQRGSERVVAAMDGIDETDPIRRLALIAVRAWDEIAGVRTMAITTVRGPRAEIVDAALTPLRVRIAAALEEGAAAGRLRDDIPAALLARLVEDAALSVFAASVREGLSDAASRRLAASLALTAAGLGWRDAAALIDGDPELVAAPDRVDPLWPATQAIDLVPAEEAVKLDAEAAGHGTADDALDAEVSR, from the coding sequence GTGAGAGAGAACCGAGCCCCGCGCCGCGACGCGGCCGCCAACCGCGAGGCGCTGCTCGACGCCGCGCGTGTGCTGCTCAACCGCGAGCCGAACGCCTCGCTCGAGGCCATCGCCGCAGAGGCGGGCCTGACCCGCCGCACGATCTACGGGCACTTCCCCAACCGCGATGCGCTGCTCGACGCCCTCGCGCAGCGCGGCAGCGAGCGCGTGGTCGCCGCGATGGACGGCATCGACGAGACCGACCCGATCCGCCGCCTCGCCCTCATCGCCGTGCGCGCCTGGGACGAGATCGCCGGCGTGCGGACCATGGCCATCACGACCGTGCGGGGACCGCGCGCCGAGATCGTCGATGCCGCCCTCACCCCGTTGCGCGTGCGCATCGCGGCCGCGCTCGAGGAGGGCGCCGCCGCCGGACGCCTGCGCGACGACATCCCCGCCGCCCTGCTCGCGCGCCTCGTGGAGGACGCCGCTCTGTCGGTCTTCGCCGCGAGCGTGCGCGAGGGCCTCTCCGACGCCGCGAGCCGGCGCCTCGCCGCCTCGCTCGCGCTGACCGCCGCCGGGCTCGGCTGGCGCGACGCCGCCGCGCTCATCGACGGCGACCCCGAGCTCGTGGCCGCGCCCGACCGCGTCGACCCGCTGTGGCCCGCGACGCAGGCGATCGACCTGGTGCCGGCCGAGGAGGCCGTCAAGCTGGATGCGGAGGCGGCCGGACACGGCACCGCCGACGACGCGCTGGATGCGGAGGTCTCGCGATGA
- a CDS encoding adenylosuccinate synthase, giving the protein MPGIVLIGAQWGDEGKGKATDLLGSRTDYVVKFNGGNNAGHTVVVGDEKYALHLLPSGILTPGVTPVIANGVVVDIEVLFQELEALATRGVDVSKLLVSANAHVITHYHRTVDKVTERFLGKRQIGTTGRGIGPAYADKINRVGIRIQDLFDENILRQKVEGALDQKNHLLVKVYNRRAIEANEVIDDLLSYVDRLQPMVADTGLVLNQALDAGKTVLFEGGQATMLDVDHGTYPFVTSSNATSGGAATGSGVAPTRFDRVIAVVKAYTTRVGAGPFPTELFDEWGEFLSDRGAEFGTTTGRRRRTGWYDVPIARYSARINGVTDFVLTKLDVLTGLETIPVAVAYDVDGVRHDELPVNQSDFHHAKPIYEEFPGWSEDVSGARSFEELPKAAQDYVLALEDLSGSRMSAIGVGPGRDAIVVRHDLLD; this is encoded by the coding sequence ATGCCCGGAATCGTGCTCATCGGCGCTCAGTGGGGTGACGAAGGCAAGGGCAAGGCGACGGACCTGCTCGGCAGCCGCACCGACTACGTCGTCAAGTTCAACGGCGGCAACAACGCCGGCCACACGGTCGTGGTCGGCGACGAGAAGTACGCGCTGCACCTGCTGCCCAGCGGCATCCTCACACCCGGCGTCACGCCCGTCATCGCCAACGGCGTCGTCGTCGACATCGAGGTGCTGTTCCAGGAGCTCGAGGCCCTCGCGACCCGCGGCGTGGATGTGTCGAAGCTGCTCGTCAGCGCCAACGCGCACGTCATCACGCACTACCACCGCACGGTCGACAAGGTCACCGAGCGCTTCCTCGGCAAGCGCCAGATCGGCACCACCGGCCGCGGCATCGGCCCCGCGTACGCCGACAAGATCAACCGCGTCGGCATCCGCATCCAGGACCTCTTCGACGAGAACATCCTGCGCCAGAAGGTCGAAGGCGCCCTCGACCAGAAGAACCACCTGCTGGTCAAGGTCTACAACCGCCGCGCGATCGAGGCGAACGAGGTCATCGACGACCTGCTGAGCTACGTCGACCGCCTGCAGCCGATGGTCGCCGACACCGGACTGGTGCTGAACCAGGCGCTGGATGCCGGCAAGACCGTGCTGTTCGAGGGCGGCCAGGCGACGATGCTCGATGTCGACCACGGCACCTACCCCTTCGTCACCTCGTCGAACGCGACCAGCGGCGGCGCCGCGACCGGCTCGGGCGTCGCGCCGACCCGCTTCGACCGCGTCATCGCCGTCGTCAAGGCGTACACGACCCGCGTCGGCGCCGGCCCGTTCCCGACGGAGCTCTTCGACGAGTGGGGCGAGTTCCTCAGCGACCGCGGCGCCGAGTTCGGCACCACGACCGGCCGCCGCCGCCGTACCGGCTGGTACGACGTGCCGATCGCCCGCTACTCGGCCCGCATCAACGGCGTCACCGACTTCGTGCTCACCAAGCTGGATGTGCTCACCGGCCTCGAGACCATCCCGGTCGCCGTCGCCTACGACGTGGATGGCGTGCGTCACGACGAGCTGCCGGTGAACCAGAGCGACTTCCACCACGCGAAGCCGATCTACGAGGAGTTCCCCGGCTGGAGCGAGGACGTCTCGGGCGCCCGTTCGTTCGAGGAGCTGCCGAAGGCCGCGCAGGACTACGTGCTCGCGCTCGAGGACCTCAGCGGATCCCGCATGTCGGCGATCGGCGTCGGCCCCGGCCGCGACGCGATCGTCGTGCGGCACGACCTGCTCGACTGA
- a CDS encoding GNAT family N-acetyltransferase, translated as MTATRPAPTVLTGRFVRLEPFDADAHTDGLFAALAHPEVFAGGYGGGPAGLPADRPAFGEWVTGYGNAADARKFVVRLVGDSADEDAGSAGGTIVGASTLGDLDEHREEVHLGWTGYDPRVWGTAVNPETKLLLLGHAFAHGYGRVKIQADSANERSRAAILKLGATFEGVLRRDRVRADGTFSGTAVHSILIDEWPAVRAGLEQRLARHTAPVELADRS; from the coding sequence GTGACTGCCACGCGCCCCGCCCCGACCGTGCTGACCGGCCGCTTCGTGCGCCTCGAGCCCTTCGACGCCGACGCGCACACCGACGGGCTGTTCGCCGCACTCGCGCACCCGGAGGTGTTCGCGGGCGGATACGGCGGCGGCCCGGCGGGACTGCCCGCCGACCGCCCGGCCTTCGGCGAATGGGTCACCGGCTACGGCAACGCCGCCGATGCCCGCAAGTTCGTGGTCCGCCTCGTGGGCGACTCCGCGGACGAGGATGCCGGCAGCGCCGGCGGCACGATCGTCGGCGCCTCGACGCTCGGCGACCTCGACGAGCACCGCGAGGAGGTGCACCTCGGCTGGACCGGCTACGACCCGCGGGTCTGGGGCACCGCGGTCAACCCCGAGACGAAGCTGCTGCTGCTCGGGCACGCCTTCGCGCACGGCTACGGGCGCGTGAAGATCCAGGCCGACAGCGCCAACGAGCGCTCGCGCGCCGCGATCCTCAAGCTCGGCGCCACCTTCGAAGGTGTTCTGCGCCGCGATCGCGTGCGCGCCGACGGCACCTTCAGCGGCACGGCGGTGCACTCGATCCTCATCGACGAGTGGCCCGCGGTGCGCGCCGGCCTCGAGCAGCGCCTCGCCCGCCACACGGCTCCGGTCGAGCTCGCCGACCGGAGCTGA
- a CDS encoding Dabb family protein yields the protein MLRHVLIFTLKSDDPTEKAHQVAEIRAKLVGLMDVIPEIKRMDVPADSTGIPRNGDFAIDSDFDDAAGLQAYIDHPAHVEVAKFIGTLVASRAAIDFTL from the coding sequence ATGCTGCGCCACGTGCTGATCTTCACGCTCAAGTCCGACGACCCGACCGAGAAGGCGCACCAGGTGGCCGAGATCCGCGCCAAGCTCGTCGGACTGATGGACGTCATCCCCGAGATCAAGCGCATGGATGTTCCGGCCGACTCGACCGGCATCCCGCGCAACGGCGACTTCGCGATCGACTCCGACTTCGACGACGCGGCCGGGCTGCAGGCCTACATCGACCACCCGGCGCACGTCGAGGTCGCGAAGTTCATCGGCACCCTCGTCGCATCGCGTGCCGCGATCGACTTCACGCTCTGA
- a CDS encoding NAD-dependent epimerase/dehydratase family protein, with protein sequence MRVLLTGGTGLIGTATLAALLDSGHEVTAIVRSNESAAKVSAHGATAVVGDLSDSTWLATKLREVDGAIHLATDNQGPALDDAVVDAVIAGFAGTDKPYVHTGGIWVWGSGADISEDDAQNPPAITGWRAGPEGRILGSDIKATLIAPAVVYGPGGTGIPALQKDAPRDADGALQLIGSGDQHWTTVSTGDLAELYVIALERSEGHTTYIGASGENPTVREIGEAIAGPDGSVVAGSVESARERLGEAFADALLLDQQARGSKARSELGWEPNSRSLLAELAAARG encoded by the coding sequence ATGCGCGTCCTGCTCACCGGAGGCACCGGCCTCATCGGCACCGCCACCCTCGCCGCCCTGCTCGATTCCGGTCACGAGGTGACCGCGATCGTGCGCAGCAACGAGTCCGCGGCGAAGGTCAGCGCGCACGGCGCCACGGCCGTCGTCGGCGACCTCAGCGACAGCACCTGGCTGGCGACGAAGCTGCGCGAGGTCGACGGGGCCATCCACCTCGCCACCGACAACCAGGGCCCGGCCCTCGACGACGCCGTCGTGGATGCGGTCATCGCCGGCTTCGCGGGCACCGACAAGCCCTACGTGCACACCGGCGGCATCTGGGTCTGGGGATCCGGCGCCGACATCAGCGAAGACGACGCCCAGAACCCGCCCGCGATCACCGGGTGGCGCGCCGGACCTGAGGGGCGCATCCTCGGCTCCGACATCAAGGCCACGCTCATCGCGCCCGCCGTCGTCTACGGCCCCGGCGGCACCGGCATCCCGGCTCTGCAGAAGGATGCGCCGCGCGACGCCGACGGCGCGCTGCAGCTGATCGGCTCGGGCGACCAGCACTGGACGACCGTCTCGACCGGCGACCTCGCCGAGCTCTACGTCATCGCGCTCGAGCGCAGCGAGGGCCACACGACCTACATCGGCGCGAGCGGCGAGAACCCGACCGTGCGCGAGATCGGCGAGGCGATCGCCGGACCCGACGGCTCGGTCGTCGCCGGCTCGGTCGAGTCGGCGCGGGAGCGGCTCGGCGAGGCGTTCGCGGATGCGCTGCTGCTCGACCAGCAGGCGCGCGGCTCGAAGGCCCGCAGCGAGCTCGGCTGGGAGCCCAACAGCCGCTCGCTCCTCGCGGAGCTGGCGGCGGCCCGCGGCTGA
- a CDS encoding FtsX-like permease family protein translates to MIARLTWMLARPGRAGLGLTLLPIIAFAVVTTLLLTVIGGAQTLWNAPGDIRFIYQLLTVVALALLVVPLLSLGGAAARLAARRRDDRLATLRLLGASTATVSAVAVLESGALALAGALAGGVLSLAVAPLVGLIPFLGHPLGALNVLVAPWGIVAVVAGVVAVAIASAVLGLRKVVLSPLGVRMRTDAPRQGWIAVVIGVLGIAGASFLSSALGAAGSVVVMIVMAGAAFAGALALMNLIGPWLIGVVARRRVRSASTPAKLLAARAILESPKAAWRQVSASATASFVAVFAGTGASLLNIMNGEDLRDQDALLAVDIRTGVIVTVVGTFLMVACAVGVTQAATILDRIEVNRSLGHLGTPLSVIERARLGTVVVPLLTTSITAAVAAVVVVLPLAGLALVLAPLSVGMIVVALLAGVGLVLLGLLATRPLQARALSTEPAAASA, encoded by the coding sequence ATGATCGCCCGCCTGACCTGGATGCTCGCGCGCCCCGGCCGCGCCGGCCTCGGCCTCACCCTGCTGCCGATCATCGCCTTCGCGGTCGTGACGACGCTGCTGTTGACCGTGATCGGCGGCGCGCAGACGCTGTGGAACGCTCCTGGCGACATCCGCTTCATCTACCAGCTGCTCACGGTCGTGGCGCTCGCGCTGCTCGTCGTGCCGCTGCTGAGCCTCGGCGGTGCAGCCGCCCGCCTCGCCGCCCGCCGCCGCGACGACCGGCTCGCCACGCTGCGCCTCCTCGGCGCGAGCACCGCGACCGTCAGCGCCGTCGCCGTGCTCGAGTCGGGCGCCCTCGCGCTCGCCGGAGCCCTTGCCGGGGGCGTGCTCTCGCTCGCCGTCGCCCCGCTCGTCGGCCTCATCCCCTTCCTCGGTCATCCGCTCGGCGCCCTCAACGTGCTGGTCGCGCCGTGGGGCATCGTGGCGGTCGTCGCCGGCGTCGTCGCGGTCGCGATCGCCTCGGCCGTGCTCGGTCTGCGCAAGGTCGTGCTGTCGCCGCTCGGCGTGCGGATGCGCACCGACGCCCCGCGTCAGGGCTGGATCGCCGTCGTGATCGGCGTGCTCGGCATCGCGGGTGCGTCGTTCCTCTCCTCCGCGCTGGGGGCCGCCGGCTCGGTCGTGGTCATGATCGTCATGGCCGGCGCCGCCTTCGCGGGCGCTCTCGCGCTGATGAACCTGATCGGACCGTGGCTGATCGGCGTGGTCGCCCGGCGGCGGGTGCGCAGCGCATCCACCCCGGCGAAGCTGCTGGCGGCGCGGGCGATCCTCGAGTCGCCGAAGGCCGCCTGGCGTCAGGTGAGCGCGAGCGCGACGGCGAGCTTCGTCGCGGTGTTCGCGGGCACCGGCGCCTCGCTGCTCAACATCATGAACGGCGAGGATCTGCGCGACCAGGATGCGCTGCTCGCCGTCGACATCCGCACCGGCGTGATCGTCACGGTCGTCGGCACCTTCCTCATGGTCGCGTGCGCCGTCGGCGTGACGCAGGCCGCGACGATCCTCGACCGCATCGAGGTGAACCGCAGCCTCGGCCACCTCGGAACGCCGCTGAGCGTGATCGAGCGCGCCCGCCTCGGCACGGTCGTGGTGCCGCTGCTGACCACGTCGATCACGGCCGCCGTCGCCGCGGTCGTGGTGGTGCTGCCGCTCGCCGGGCTCGCGCTCGTGCTGGCTCCGCTGTCGGTGGGGATGATCGTGGTCGCCCTGCTCGCCGGCGTCGGCCTGGTGCTGCTCGGTCTGCTCGCGACCCGCCCGCTGCAGGCCCGCGCGCTCTCGACCGAGCCGGCGGCGGCATCCGCCTGA
- a CDS encoding chorismate mutase, with protein MVDAAQNPDSDGTSGAGSAESGEVEAARAAALEQLSGIRLSIDNIDAALIHLLAERFKFTQNVGVLKAKHGLPPSDPDRERKQIARLRELALAAQLDPAFAEKWFNFVVAEVIHHHERLQSEA; from the coding sequence ATGGTGGATGCGGCCCAGAACCCCGACAGCGACGGCACCTCGGGTGCCGGCAGCGCCGAGAGCGGCGAGGTCGAGGCGGCCCGCGCCGCCGCGCTCGAGCAGCTCTCGGGCATCCGCCTCTCGATCGACAACATCGACGCGGCGCTGATCCACCTGCTGGCTGAGCGCTTCAAGTTCACGCAGAACGTCGGCGTGCTGAAGGCGAAGCACGGCCTGCCGCCGAGCGACCCCGACCGCGAGCGCAAGCAGATCGCCCGCCTGCGCGAGCTGGCGCTGGCGGCGCAGCTCGACCCCGCCTTCGCCGAGAAGTGGTTCAACTTCGTGGTGGCCGAGGTCATCCACCACCACGAGCGCCTGCAGTCGGAGGCCTGA